Below is a window of Apodemus sylvaticus chromosome 5, mApoSyl1.1, whole genome shotgun sequence DNA.
ATGCCTGCTTCTCTCACAGGCCCTATCACAACAACTCTGCTTTATTTTTCCCTATGGTGTCCTTGCTGACAGTTTTATTACTGTCTTTCTTCCCTTGAAGAGAGGCTTCTTCCACAGTCTCAGAACAGCACCAGAACAGCATTCCTTCATAGTAAGCACTCAATGGatcttttttaaatgaatgagagCCTTCCCCTTACTCCTGTGGTTTTTCCAGATACACAGATTACAGTGTCAACAGTGTAGCCTCTGGAGCTACCATGTCACCAGAGTGTGAGTGGTAGACTCCTCTCCTACCTCTCATCAGTTGTGGGATTGTGGATATTTAGTCCATCTGTaacttgcttttttgtttcttgctttaaTCTGTCAAGTGGCAATAATCATACTATCTGCCTTCTGGGGCTGTGACCAGGACTCAGAGAGTTAAAGCACACAGTCGTTTCTGATGCATAATAAGCAGTAGGTGACATGCTATAATGCTCATAGTTGGGTCTCTCAAGTGTCAACTGGAGGGTCATGTTCTGTACACAGACATCTGAGGGAAGAGGCTGCTCCTTTAGTGGCACGGCTTTCTCTCCCAGCACTGTGGAACTGTCCTTTAGGATTACGTCAGTAAATGCACGATGGTTATCAGTGGTCTAATCTTAGTCTGTCTTGGAAGTAAAGTATGGCATTTGGGGGCAGTTCCACCCAGAGATCTGGGCAGTAAGCTTTAGAGTAACGCCATATGCCCTTGGTAAGGATGTAAATATGAATCGAGCTCTAACCTTCAGCAaatcctgtttatttttttcctttctgtctctcatgtgTCACCTTTATAAGAAGGGAATAATCCAAACTAAATTTTCCAAGCGAGTCAGTGTGAGGCTTTAAAATTACAGTGTACAGAATATAGGCTGTGTCAATGCTATCTGTTCATTATGCAATTTTTAAGGGCAAAGAACAAAGTGATGGGCTTAAATTGATCCCTTTGATGGATGGATATGCATACATATTATCATCCTaacgtgtgtttgtgtgagtatgtgtgtgcatgtatgtacgtttgtataggtgtgtgtgtgtgtgtgtgtgtgtgtgtgtgtgtgcctgtgtgtgtatgtgtgtgttcattcatgtTGGGGATAAGGATGCAGTGTTTTCCAAGTCATGGGCTGAGTAAATCCCAGTAAGCTGTTTGCATGGGACCCCAGACTCTGACTAGGTTCTGGTCATGTTCAGAGTTGACTCACAAGAAGAAGAGTTTACAGCTCTCTTCTGTAAACTAGAAGATAATTAACTTCCAGAGTTGATTGTTTATGTTATAAAGTTTCAGTGGGAACAATGCAGACTAGCTAAAGGAGGCTGAGGGCACACAGCTGTCCCAAAAGATGGGAAGCTATGGGCTGAAAAAGTTCTCTGGTGAGTCAAGAGACCAATCTTGAAATCATATTGTATCCCAGTAGCTTTCTCGAGTCTATGTTTGAATCCTGCCTCCAAGCATAGATAATAGGAGACTCTTACacggagaaaagaaaggaagtgatACAAAATTGTCTAGAGGGGGTGACATCATCCAGTTCTACCTACTGTAGCATGATTTGGCCTCTAAGATGAACCATAACTTCTCCTCTGTAGAGAGGGATGGGGCCCCGAGGACCACCTTGGTTCTCTGGAGCTCAAGTACCTCACATGCAGTGATATCTGAACCTTAACTGATGAGACCTCCGATTCTTCTGTCTCCTGGAGGTTTGAGTCCCTTGCCTGCACTGATGTATGAGCCTTCATATATGGGAACTAGagcctctctctcttctgctaaGAGCTCAGGTCCCTTGTCTGAATTGATGTATAAGTCTACAATGATAGGAAATGCCCCCATGTTCTCTCTGAGGCAGCCAGGCCTTCTTTGCGGGGCAGCAAGGGTGTCAGAGATCACAGCAGAAGAGGTATCTCTACAGTAGTGAGGGCTGAGTGTCCCAGAAGGCTCTTTCTGTCAATAGTGACAAGAAGGAGGGAGGCACAGCTTGCGGAGACATTGGGTTGGTAGGGAGATGGCTCTAGGCAGCCTCCCCATCCTAGCCCCCACCATCACCCCATCTCAGCCTCCAGCTATTTTGGTACTGGAGAACTTCCTCCCACAGCTCTGTGGAAACATTGGAATCGTGACCCACAGCCCCCCTAAGTTATTTTGGTCCTGGACTCCCCACTcagtcctctccctctcccctcattCAGCAttggatccccctccccccccctgccCCTTAAGCATGGTGAACTTTAGGTTCTAGGGAATTCCTGGGATGGGACTCCAGCAACTCCTACTATTCTGACACCAGGGCCTTAGGCCAAAGCTTGGTGCTAAACCATAAGTGAATTAGTGGCTGGGGTCATGGCTGAACTTTATTGCCAAGGGGCCAGGCTTCATGGACTGGGTGAGAGCAGAGTCCATCAAACCTCCATGACACTGGCTCTTTCAGGACTCAGTCTACTGTTTGAGACTCTCCAATTTAACTATCTCATTCCAGCCCCTCTCCCCAGAAGCCAACCCCATGCATAAACCTTGAAGGTTCTGCTAAAGCTGCTTGGCCAGCTTAGAGTTTGGCTTTTGTAGTTCAGGATCTGATTCTTGACAGTGTGGCTCAAGAACAGCCAGACTGCTAGGATCTGAATCCTCACTCCAACACCCGGTAGCTGTATAATTTTGACCAAGCTACTAAATTTTCCTATACTTCTGTTTCCTCCTCATCAGGGTTCTTGTGAGGATAAGAGGAGCCAACACATGAAATATGCTTAGAATAAGGACTGGCACATAGTAAGTACTAAAATAAATAGGATTAGTCATGATTGTTTCTTTGAGTTGTCTCAGTACTGACAAGAGTTAGAGTAGAGTAGAAGTCAAATGGATGTGTTTTTATCTCTGGCTCTGCCAGTTTCTAAGGGAACAACTCTGGGGAAGCCTTCTTAGTGGTTCAATTTCTCAGACTTTtcacctgtaaaatggggataataAAACTGGGGGCCCATTGAGATAATGTATGCCAAGGTACTCAGCTCACCGCAGAAGTTCAACAAATACCACCAATTGCTTCCACCACACTGCTTGCTGTGTGCCTTCTTCTCTATGACCATAGGCATCATACAGGCACGGGACCTCTGATTGTTTAGCAAATGAACTTCTTTAGCAGTTAACATGTGTCTCATATATTCAACAAATACTTGTTGAACAAGAGATGGCGCACAgtattatcaccaccaccaccaccaccaccaccaccaccaccaccaccatcaccaccaccatcaccaccaccaccaccaccaccaccaccaccaccaccaccaccaccaccaccatcatcattattactcCCGAAAACCCTCTGCCTGGTGACCTGTCAAGTCATCTCTCTTACCCGCTGTACAGCGCTGTATCCGATTCCTAAGCCACTTCAGCAAGGGCTCCATGGTGCAGCCGCATACCCATGGGTTACCCCCGATCTGTAGGGTCACCAGCCCCGGGAGACCCTCAAGGGCTTCAAGGCTCAGAAAAGCCAGGCCACCATAGCTGAGGTCCAGGTCTCTGagatgcacaaggccctggaagGCCTGGGGGTGCACCCTCCGCAGCCAGGGGTTGTGGCTCAGGTCGATATGCACCAGTCCGTGAGCCTCCCGGAACATGTCGGCTGGCACGTGACTAAGGTTATTGTAGCTCAGATCCAGGTGTGCTAAGCGCTTGGCGTGGAGAAAGAGGCCAGGGGGCAGCTCCATCAAGGAGTTGTTTCGCAAATCCAGCACGCGGAGTTCCATGTAGCATGTGAGATAGCCTGGCGGTACAGCTGCAATGCGATTGTGGGCTAGGCTGAGGTTGCGGGTATCCATTGGCAGGTCCGGGGGTACGGAGAACAGCCGCTGGTTGCTGCAGTCCACTACTTGGTTACGACATGTACAAAGGACTGGGCAACTGGTACCCGCATCAGCGTGCCTCACCCCAGCTGCCAAGAGGAAGAAGACCAGCAACAAGGCTGAGTGGGGAGGCCCGGGCCAGGGAAGCCGGGCCCAGGTGTCACCCATCTTTGGCAGCTGGCAGCAGCAGTGCTGTAGGGAGCCCATGAGAGCGGTGTCCCTAGGTCCAACAGTCAAGTTACAGGGAGGCTGCTACATCAGAGGCCTGAGTCTGGAAGGTGGGGCTTCTGCGAGAATGCTATCATGGTTCACACTTCCTTGGGAGCCTCTAAACACCCAAGGACTTCCTACGATCCATAGGATGTCCCTTTGTAGAGCCTGGGGAGCGAGGACCCGGGTGAAGTACCCCAGGGTCTGAAAGGATGATCAAAGCTTAAGATAGGAAGGGAacaaggatggagctggagtggCTGTCAGCAGGTCCTGGAAGGGTCCCTGCAGATCTTTTGTGCCTCTGTCACCCATGCCTGCTGGATGCTTCCTCTTGTGCTGTGTCTGACAGGTGGGGCAGAGGAGGATGTGAGGGAGATGAAAGGTGCCCTTTAAAGGTCCTGGCACTTCATCTAAGGAAACTTAAGCCTTGTCCTAGGTCTGGGACTGATTAGGAAGTCAGAACAGCACCTTGATCTCTAGCATTCAAGGTCCCAGAGGCCATTTCTCTTGGTGGCCCAGTGGGCATGAGTTCACAAAAGACCTGGGGCCAGAGATTTAGGATGGGGGAGAAGTATGTACCCATGGGGCTCCCGAAAGCCTGACTGTTCACTCTCCGTGGCCTCTGGAATCTCAAGAGGTGCACTTTGCGTCCCAGGGAGGGGTGAGTCCCAAGTGACACCCACCGTCTGGACCCCTGAATCTGGAAAACACCATGAGTCTGGAGGCACAGGTAGGGGTCAGTTAGAAAAGCGTGGGCTATGTCTTCAAGTCGTCACCATGCTCAGCTgtgcactcagcaggcagaggcagaagccacTCTGTCAACAAGAAACGCATTCAGGCAGAGAAATCCAGGGTCCCCACATCCCTGCCCCCTCGCCTAGTCCCCTTGTCTTACTTCAATCCCCCTTACtttaatcttctttcttctttgaaccTATCTGTCCCCAGCCACAGAGTTCTTTGCTTACTGTCTTGCAGATGAGGACCGCAGTGAGCTCAGAACCCGGTCTACACCCACCTACTAACCATATCCCTCTGACCTGAAATCCTTCTGCTAGGTTTCTGCCCGGAGTTGGGTGCATTTTCTTCTTTGGCTCCACCATAGCTCCACCCTTGTAAGCACCAAATATCCCACCCTGAACAACTCCCCAAGAAAAACATGCATCCAAGCTTTGGCAGTTTGTACACCCCTCTTATCCACTTTCAGCTCCCCccactctttcacacacacacacacacacacacacacacacacacacacacacacacacacacacacacttactgtcCTCCTTCCCAGCTTCTCTCTACACACATTCCCTACCCCAGTGTACCCCAGCATCTTTTACCCCACAGCATCGCCCTAAccccagcatcctttcatgctctaCTCTCCAGCTCCCAGCCTCCCGCTTAAGCCCACACACATACTTGGTCTACAAAGAGATGGAGAAGCTCATCCCACCCAGGGCCTCACCCCTCACTCTCTGTGGCTTCAGCCTTTCTTTTACTCACCTGCTGTCCTCACTTGCCCCCACAACCCCCCACTCCTTTATCCCTTTGCTCGCTCGGTCGGTCATTTCCCCCTGCCAGTTTCCCACTGCTTCGTAGCCTCAGTCTCACCCACTGGGAAATCACCCCGGCACTCTCTTATACAGACTCATTTTTCTCAGCCACGGGGTCTTCTGCTATACTCCCACGGGCCCTCAGGAGACTACTCACTCTGTTCCAAGGACACAGACATCAATCTGCCGCAGACGAATTCACCACGGCTCTGCCTCCCTCATCCTGGAATCCCCCGCTCCTTTGCTTGCTAGCTTCCGAACAGATTGCCTATCCGGCTCTTCCCCTCCCCCGACTCTCCTCTTCCATGTCTCCTGGATCCCAGGCCAGCATCTTCTGCGTTTTCCTGTCCTGTGGTCCCTGTGCCCCTTCTTTTATGCTGAAAGGAAATTTGAGAGAGGATGCTTAGAAAGTTCACAGAATCTGAATGCCTCTTGGGAAACTCAGCTGGTGCCGAGGCTGCATTGGTGTGTGGCTTCCGCCAGAGCCAggtcttcccctccctcctccctcttactgtttctccccctcccttcatccttctcccctcccctctctctctcactccccttTTTTTCCTCGAGGGCCAGGTAATGACGTTTCACTGTCTCTTAGCAACTGCCTCCACATCTCTGAGCAACAGGGGAACTGGCTATAGAGCCCACCAAGATGAGAAGAGAGAATGAAGGACTCCTGGTGAATTTACAGCCACCCTCGGGTCCTAGTGGGTAGGgcaaggagaaaaaaaggagaggaggatAGACACCCCCAGAACAGGGATTAGGGGAGAGGAGCAGGCAAGGGAGTGAAGGCAAGAGGACTCTCCAGGAAAGGATGGAGTGGGCATAACATTGGTCTGAAATCTTAGATGCAACACGGAGAGTTTAAGTGAATCTCACCCCTCAGGAATAGAAGAGAGGGCATAAAACGGAGAAAGGAATTTAATGGGGTGGTGAATAGCAAAACAGACCAGAATAATGAAGGCAAGCACAAGGATGGGCAGAGAAAGGAAACGTGGTTGATCCTCAGTGTTTGTTCATCCGATGGGCAAACATTTTCTGTTTAGCTGCTTTGTGACATCTGCTTCCAGGTCGGAGTACCAGGTGACTGGATGAAGCTTGCTTAACAGGAAGAACTATAGGTGAATTATTTCCTCTGCTCCTTGTTTCTAAGCCCTTACCCCATGAGTTATCTGGGGCTAGGGGACTTGGCTGGAGTATCAGCTGAGCTGAGAACCCTTGGATGCAAGGAAACTATTGTCTAGTTCAGGTGAGGGTACCTGGACCACTACAGATCCTTGGTTATATCCTTAGGGAATGGAAGTGGCCAGGAAAGTATCATGGTCCTGGGTTGGGGcgatggctcattgggtaaaagTCCTGCAGTACAAACACAAAACTGGGGTCTCCATCTTCAGCACCTTGTAGCTACCTGCAACTTGTGGCAGCCTCTCTGTAATCCTAGTGCATAGAACACAGAGATGCGATACCTACGGCCAACTAGCTAGGGAGACTAgatgaactcaggagctctggatcTAAACAAGAGATCTTGACTTGATATACAAGGTGGAGAATTATTGAGATACgcctggcttccacatgcatgtgaacacatgtacatgcatacatacatgaacatggacacacacatatttaacacatacacacacatttatagtcAAAGAATactgtgcttctttcttttttgctaagGCCTCTAGGAATCCCTTCTGTTGTTCTGTTCCCTTTAAGATTCTCATTCTGTTGAATTCATATGaaagtgaaaattttctttttcttttctttctttcttttctttctttcttttctgctctttctttctttctttctttctttctttctttctttctttctttctttctttctttctttctttctttctttctttctttctttctttctttctttctttctttttaaagtttttcgagacagggtttctctgtgtagccctggctgtcctggaactcactctgtagaccaggctggccttgaactcagaaatctgcctgcctctgcttcccagagtgctgggattacaggcatgtgtcactaccACCCCGGGCCGAAATTGAAATTTCATGCCATCTCTTTTCTTGATAAGTGTCTTGTTTAGTGGGTCATAATTTGCAAATTGGCTTGGCTAGTTGGTTTGATTAAATAGCTggtttctcccctctctttcccttctccccttcccctctccttttcccttctcctcttttcctttctccccccgccccccctctttgtctctcttctctcctatTTCTTCTCATCAGGTGTCTTGCTGCGCAGTCCAGGTTGGCCCTGAATTCTCAAGCTTCTTGCTTCCTTAGTGCTGTTGCATTACAACCTCCAtacttgctttcttttcctctaaaAATAAGCCTTTGTACATTTACCATTTGCTAAATAATCGACCAGATGGTAGCTTTATAGCTTAGGAGATTTATataggactggggagatggctcagttggtaaagcacttTCCGTACAAGTATGGAGACCTGAGTTCTACCCTCTGCATCCAAATAAAAAGCTGGGTGTAACGCTGCAAGCTGGTGATCCCAGTGCTATCAAAAAACTTCTGAAGAAtaaatgacacccaaggttgatctctgacttctacacaaaATGCActcactcaagcacacacacacacacacacacacacacacacacacacacacacacacgtgcacacacagatggATATAGACAATCTCTTAGAGGTCTGACATGGACTCCATGCTTTCAGTCTGCTGATCTGGGCCATATTGTATCTAAATAGTATCTTATGTTTGGGTCGGGGAATGAAATGATGCTATAGAGAAGAAATGTAAATTTACATAGGTTCTGGGCATTTATCAAGTTCTGCAGGTCACTGACTTCATCCTCTCTATGAGGATTCACCTTCAAATATGCTTATAGAAGAAGATCAGCTTCTCAGTTCTCTCTCTTACAATGCAGCCTTTCACTTTTTATAGTGTCTAGCGCAGAACAACATGGCAACCCAGTCACACACACTTCTCTACCTGAATGAGGTTATCAGGTCCTCCACACTtaaaggggtggtggtggtgattaaATCTCATCtgtaattttacaaataaaataaaatactgatcttactttattttacttttgatttctcaaagcaggttttctctgtgtaggcctggctgtcctggaacttggtctgtagaataggctggccttggactcacagagatctgcctgcctctgcctcctgagtgctgggattaaagacatgcactaccATCACCCAGCTAAAACACTGATCATAACCCAATAGTAATTGGGGATAGTTTGCCTCTGGATAGCAAAGCTAGCATTTCATTTCATTAATTGGAAAATGCTTGGAAACATATTCTCACTGGGGAGAATCATGAAAGGTATTTATGAAAGATAGAAAAAAGGTACTCACAGTTGGACGTTTAGTGTTGGCTGAAAATAAGACAAGAAACTtagaattttcttcctttgcaTGATATGGCATTTACAGTTACAGTAAGAACTAATGTAGTTAAGGGAAAAACATACTGGGTTTCCTTAAAGGTAAAGGTCGGGGCAATGGCTCAATGAACAAAGAGCTTTCTCTGCAAGTGTGAaggcctgagtttggattcttAGCCCCCATGGAAAAGATGAGGTTCacgtttgtaatcccagtgctggcaCAGCAATGTTGATAGGAACAAGCCAATCCTGGGGTCCTCTAAGCAGCCAGTTTGTTCAagtcaaaaaataaggtggagaatgaaagagaaagacacCTGATCATGATCTCTGTCTTCTATATGTGCATACATGGGAGAGCACACTCCCAcaggcacatatgcatacaccacacacacacacacacacacacacacacacacacacacacacacacgacctaAGTAATCGGGAACTTTAGTTTTCTACTTGTGAAGTAGGATAATAATGACACCTGAGCCCCAGGGCATCTCACAGGCATGCTGTACTAATAAAGCCTTTAAATAGCACACAGTACTACAGATAGGTTTGTcaagtgaacaaataaaaaaaagaaaagaaaagaaacagtgaacCATTGCTGAACAGTTATgcagaaaggaaaatattaatttgcatggaagcaggagacaaagaaaggaaaacaattatGCCTGCTGATATTCAAATGTATGCTTATGCAAGGTAAGCCTCAAGATTTGCAAGGAACCTCGATTATCAAACATGATGGCCTCATGTAATATATCTTCTATAAATGTGAAGTTCAATGAAGTAGAAATGTTTTAAGTGTCCTTTTACTTTTAATCATTTTTGACTCATTAAGAGATTCTGAGAATCCTAAATTGGTGTTTTGTGGCACACAACGTACTGTGGGAAAAAAATGCTTGTTCTCAAATAAGTTTAAGAAATAATGCCTTcaacagtcctctgctatatatgtgtagcATACAGCTTGTGTATGctacttggttggtggctcagtgtctgagaggtcTCAGAGGTCAGGGtcagttgagattgctggtcttcctatggggtctccctcctccccagcttcTTCCAGCCCCTCCTCAATTCAACCAACTTCAGGGAAGGGATCTccaacttctgtccattgcttgggcgtaagtatttgcatctctcagtcagctgcttgttgggtctctcagagggaagggagccatgctaggctcctgtctgtaagcacaccataacatcagtgtcaggccttggagcctccccttgagatggatcccaagttgggcctgtcactggactgcctttgcctcagtctcttctccatttttgtccctgtagttctttcagacagaacaATTCTGGGGCCGAATTTTTGACtgtctggtctggtctcagtgggagaagtctTGCCTAACCCTCAGACTTGAGACTTAAGGCCCCAGGGAGCAGGGAGGTCTGGGATGGGGGGCAACATactcttggagatggggagggtgggaagtgggggaggaggaatgggatgaggaactgtgggagggggatcAGGAGGAGGGCAACATCTGGGGAGAGGACTTCACTGGAATGTAATGGCCAGCATTTCCTACATTTATTAGAGgtccatctttcttttcttcttcctccctcttctcctctcctttcctccccctcccctcccctctcccctctccttccctcccctcccttcttccctctcctcccctctcttcccctcccctcccctctcttctcctctcctctcctcttctttccctttctgatctttccttccttcctccttcctttctgtcctttcttccatccttccttccttccatccttccttcctctctctctctctctctctctctctgtccctctctctctctctcatactgtCAACTATAAGAACAATTTTAAATGGGAAATAGATTTAGAtactgaaatacattttaaatttttattagatatattcttttttattttctatattatttattcaCTGACATCCTATATATCACTATTCCTTTTCCTATATGGTTATATAGGaccaattttatttatatataatataataaattatattatgtatactgtgatatatatgtatatatgttggtTACTCTTATCCCCTCCATTCTATCTATTTTCCATCCCATCAATACTTCTTTCTATCCTACAAGTCCTCTTTCCACATATGAATGGTACTGTTTTGTGTGGGACCCAGAGAAGTTTAACTCAGGGCTATCTTCATGATCATGAGTATGAATCTACTCATTGGAACCTGCTGTGTTCACCAGCAGGTACACAACTGACAATGACTACACAAGTACTTATCAATGGgcaaaaggtaccatgaggcctTTCCCCTCCGTGTAGACTGAAATGAGAGTTTTCCATGCAGAAGCAACAAATCTATACACGGACACTGTGCTGGGTAGTTGCCTGATTCTCCTGGCAAAGCAACAGTCTTTACACAGCAAGCAGTGGGGGCTCAATTAGCAAAACAATGAATCATGACATAACATATCTTTTCAGGCTTTCTTCCAAGGTGTGGAGATTCTGGACTGTGAAGAATTTACTCTATTGATGGAATATAGGCCAACTGATAGTGTTTGCTGAGCATGTATGAGCCCCtggatttggttcctagcatcccATAAACTGGGCATGGAAGTACATGTCTGTAGTCCTGGTACTCAGGACATAAAGGCAAGGGTCGTCATCACTTAAAGTCCATACCACATGAGACcttttctggaaaagaaaaaaaagtctattcTACTGTGAAAATATGTAGCAATCAGGCAGGGAActgtagaaaatgaaaagatttgaaaataattttcattactATGATTTCTTGAATGCATGGCAAATTAGTTGTAACAATGACAGAAAACTTTTAAACAGATGAGAATTAATTTAATATATCACATTCAAAATTTGTTCAGTGACAATTACAACACGTTTGGAGAATCATGATGGGGAGAAAATGGAATGCTGATTTCTTGTATTGCTGGAAAGGTTTAAAAATAGGAAGACTGGCTGTGGCTAGATTATCATAACCTAATGAAGCATTTAGCAGGAACTGGGGACTAGAAATGAAAGGCATCTGGGGAAAACCCGGCCAAGAACGCACAGCTGAGGTTATTAAGACAATGGTGGTGATGACAATATTGGGACACGCTTAGAGTAATGATGGGAGATTTGCTTAACTAAAAGGTTGAAGTACAGATTGCATGCTGAGAGCCACTCTGCGGCATTACTCAATATGAATGCTTGGAGAAAAACGGCCACAGACGTACCACGCGTTAGCAAGTGGTACTACCGGCAGGCagaatatgaaaaatgaaaaacaagccAACAGTGCCAAACACAATCTCAGAATAAGAAACGCTATTGAGACACCAGTTTCATGCTtcattccccccctccccccccacctccccatacAGGGAAGACAACAAAAGCAGAAGCCAGGAGGAGACGGAGCCATACATTAATCCCAGTGAGAGGAGACATCTTGTGCATTGAGGAAATAGTGAGTGTCATTAGGAACAAGATTGCATTTGTCAAACGGACTGCATTGAAAGACAAAGCTTTACAGAAGGAACTGTGATAAAAcaagagagaatggagagaaatgtgGTGGGAAGTGGATTTCATGCGAAAATACTTGAAAAGGCACAAAAATATATTGAGAAATGCTgcgaatatacatatacacacatacacacatatatttaaacaAGTGGATGCAACGTGCACATGCTCTGTTGCAGATGCAGAAGGTAGTACACACGGTGCTATTTTCTATCCTTGTGGTAGGGAGATTCATACCCATGCATCTGTGTTTTAGTGGACTTTGTACATGTGCTTGCATGTTTATATGGGAGGATTGTTCTACATGATCCATGTGGCACTGATGTAAGCATAAGGATCCTTACAATGGAAAGAAAGAGGTAGAAGggtcaaaggaagaaagagaaaggtagAGGTGGAGATTGGAAATATCACACTTTTTGATTTGAAGATGGAGGAAAGGACCAGGAACCAAGAGATACAAATAGTCACCAGAGGCTGAAGAGAACCACAAAATAGACTCTTTAGATATTCCAGAAGAATATAGTCCTGGTGACCCACCAATCAGAGGCTCTGATTTCTAGAactgtaagaaaataaatttactttttaaagccACTAATTTCTCTTTTAGTACTTTGTCACAATAGCTATAGAAAATTGACACAGTCTTTAGAATGTCCACTGTCTGAGTGAATATGGTGGGGTGTAGTTCCTGTGATTAAGTTATTAATCAGCAGACTTCATGCTAGGCAATGGGGGATGGTAGGAACCAGGGGTAAGCACTTAACTGGCTGCTT
It encodes the following:
- the Lrrc55 gene encoding leucine-rich repeat-containing protein 55, yielding MGSLQHCCCQLPKMGDTWARLPWPGPPHSALLLVFFLLAAGVRHADAGTSCPVLCTCRNQVVDCSNQRLFSVPPDLPMDTRNLSLAHNRIAAVPPGYLTCYMELRVLDLRNNSLMELPPGLFLHAKRLAHLDLSYNNLSHVPADMFREAHGLVHIDLSHNPWLRRVHPQAFQGLVHLRDLDLSYGGLAFLSLEALEGLPGLVTLQIGGNPWVCGCTMEPLLKWLRNRIQRCTADSQLAECRGPPEVEGAPLFSLTEESFKACHLTLTLDDYLFIAFVGFVVSIASVATNFLLGITANCCHRWSKANEEEEI